A section of the Streptomyces sp. NBC_01591 genome encodes:
- a CDS encoding 1-phosphofructokinase family hexose kinase, translating into MILTVTLNTALDLTYGVPELVPHASHRVSDMSERPGGKGLNVARVLSALGHETVVTGFTGGSTGAVLRELLAGLPTDATSPNAPAPITDALVTVAGNTRRTIAVVDRATGDTTQLNEPGPLVTADEWTALLGRYEELLTGADAVALCGSLPPGIHVGAYAELVRPARAAGVPVLLDTSGEPLRRGIAARPDLIKPNADELAQLTGSREPMRATRDARRRGARGVIASLGPNGMLAVTPEGSWQAAPPAKVLGNPTGAGDSAVAGLLSGLVEGLSWPNRLRRAVALSTATVLSPTAGDFDRAAYEELLSRVGIEEHAPAAR; encoded by the coding sequence GTGATCCTCACGGTCACACTGAATACGGCACTCGACCTGACGTACGGCGTCCCGGAACTCGTCCCGCACGCCAGCCACCGCGTCAGCGACATGTCCGAGCGCCCCGGCGGCAAGGGACTCAACGTGGCCCGGGTGCTCTCCGCGCTCGGCCACGAAACGGTGGTCACCGGCTTCACCGGAGGCTCCACCGGAGCCGTGCTCCGCGAGCTGCTGGCCGGCCTGCCCACGGACGCCACCTCGCCGAACGCCCCCGCACCGATCACCGATGCTCTCGTCACCGTCGCCGGGAACACCCGCCGCACCATAGCCGTCGTCGACCGGGCCACCGGCGACACCACCCAGCTCAACGAACCCGGACCGCTCGTCACCGCCGACGAGTGGACCGCCCTCCTCGGCCGGTACGAGGAGCTCCTCACCGGGGCCGACGCCGTCGCGCTCTGCGGCAGCCTGCCGCCCGGCATCCACGTCGGCGCCTACGCCGAACTGGTCCGCCCGGCCCGCGCCGCCGGTGTCCCCGTGCTCCTGGACACCAGCGGCGAACCGCTCCGCCGCGGCATCGCCGCCCGCCCCGACCTGATCAAGCCGAACGCCGACGAGCTCGCCCAGCTCACCGGCTCCCGCGAACCGATGCGCGCCACCCGCGACGCCCGCCGCCGCGGCGCGCGCGGGGTCATCGCCTCGCTGGGCCCGAACGGCATGCTGGCGGTCACCCCCGAAGGCAGCTGGCAGGCAGCGCCGCCCGCCAAGGTCCTGGGCAATCCGACCGGCGCGGGCGACTCCGCGGTGGCCGGGCTGCTGTCCGGCCTCGTCGAGGGGCTGAGCTGGCCGAACCGGCTACGGCGGGCGGTGGCACTGTCGACGGCGACCGTGCTCTCCCCGACAGCCGGTGATTTCGACCGCGCGGCGTACGAGGAGCTGCTGTCGCGCGTCGGCATCGAGGAACACGCACCGGCGGCCCGATAG